One genomic region from Mesorhizobium terrae encodes:
- a CDS encoding homoserine kinase produces MAVYTDVTEGELSAFLQNYPVGQLLSYKGIAEGTENSNFLLHTTAGSFILTLYEKRVEKADLPFFLGLMDHLAKKGISCPLPVHRHDGSMIGTLAGRPAVIITFLEGMWLRKPGVVHCREVGEALAAMHLAGADFTMHRANALAIDGWRKLWEASRARANEVEPGLAAEVDGDFADFERNWPCDLPTGIIHADLFPDNVFFLGEKLSGLIDFYFACDDFYAYDLATCLNAWCFEKDFSFNLTKGTALLAGYQSVRPLSEAEKQALPMLARGSALRFMLTRLYDWLTVPDGGLVMKRDPTEYIRRIRFHRAIGSASEYGLK; encoded by the coding sequence ATGGCGGTTTATACCGATGTGACGGAGGGCGAGCTTTCCGCTTTCCTGCAAAATTATCCGGTCGGCCAGCTGCTCTCCTACAAGGGCATCGCCGAAGGCACGGAGAATTCCAACTTCCTGCTGCACACCACGGCAGGCTCCTTCATCCTGACGCTGTACGAAAAGCGCGTCGAGAAGGCGGACCTGCCTTTCTTCCTCGGGCTGATGGATCATCTCGCCAAGAAGGGCATCTCCTGTCCGTTGCCGGTGCATCGCCATGACGGCTCGATGATCGGCACGCTGGCTGGCCGGCCGGCCGTCATCATCACTTTTCTCGAGGGCATGTGGCTGCGCAAGCCGGGCGTCGTGCATTGCCGGGAAGTCGGCGAGGCGCTTGCCGCCATGCATCTGGCCGGTGCCGACTTCACCATGCATCGCGCCAACGCGCTGGCGATCGACGGCTGGCGCAAGCTGTGGGAAGCCTCGCGCGCCCGCGCCAACGAGGTCGAGCCGGGGCTGGCGGCAGAGGTCGATGGTGATTTCGCGGATTTCGAGCGCAACTGGCCGTGCGATCTGCCGACCGGCATCATCCATGCAGACCTATTTCCAGACAATGTGTTCTTCCTGGGCGAAAAACTGTCGGGGCTGATCGACTTCTATTTCGCCTGCGACGATTTTTATGCCTACGACCTCGCCACCTGCCTCAACGCCTGGTGCTTCGAGAAGGATTTTTCCTTCAACCTCACCAAGGGCACCGCGCTGTTGGCCGGTTACCAGAGCGTACGACCGCTGAGCGAAGCGGAAAAGCAGGCATTGCCGATGCTGGCGCGCGGCTCGGCGCTGCGTTTCATGCTGACTCGCCTCTATGACTGGCTGACCGTTCCCGACGGCGGGCTGGTGATGAAGCGCGATCCGACCGAATACATCCGCCGCATACGGTTCCACCGCGCCATCGGCTCGGCCAGCGAATACGGGTTGAAATGA
- the ispH gene encoding 4-hydroxy-3-methylbut-2-enyl diphosphate reductase produces the protein MQKAVKPPLIIRLCQPRGFCAGVDRAIQIVVLALKKYGAPVYVRHEIVHNRYVVEGLQNLGAVFIEELSEIPDDHKQSPVVFSAHGVPKSVPADAVARNLFYLDATCPLVSKVHKQAMRHQRLGRHVLLIGHAGHPEVIGTMGQLAEGAVTLIETEADAATFQPANPQALGFVTQTTLSVEDTAGIIRALQERFPDLQAPAAESICYATTNRQDAVKETASGADLYLVVGAPNSSNSRRLVEVAERAGARMSLLVQRASEIPWDDIGAISTLGLSAGASAPEIIVDEIIDAFRQRFDVSVELAVTATETEDFPVMRVLRDVELTPADMAFVNGTV, from the coding sequence TTGCAGAAAGCCGTTAAGCCACCCCTCATAATCAGGCTTTGCCAGCCGCGCGGCTTCTGCGCCGGCGTCGATCGCGCCATCCAGATCGTGGTGCTGGCGCTGAAGAAATATGGCGCGCCGGTCTATGTGCGCCACGAGATCGTGCACAACCGCTACGTGGTCGAGGGGTTGCAAAATCTCGGCGCCGTCTTCATCGAGGAATTGTCCGAGATCCCGGACGATCACAAGCAAAGCCCGGTTGTCTTTTCCGCGCATGGCGTGCCGAAATCGGTGCCGGCGGACGCCGTGGCGCGCAACCTGTTTTATCTCGACGCCACCTGCCCGCTTGTCTCCAAGGTGCACAAGCAGGCGATGCGCCATCAGCGGCTCGGCCGCCACGTGCTGCTGATCGGTCATGCCGGCCATCCAGAGGTGATCGGTACCATGGGGCAACTGGCGGAAGGCGCGGTGACCTTGATCGAGACCGAGGCTGACGCGGCGACCTTCCAGCCCGCCAACCCGCAGGCGCTGGGCTTCGTCACCCAGACGACGCTGTCGGTGGAAGACACCGCCGGCATCATCCGCGCCTTGCAGGAACGCTTCCCGGACCTGCAGGCGCCGGCGGCCGAATCGATCTGCTATGCCACCACCAACCGCCAGGACGCGGTGAAGGAGACCGCCTCCGGCGCCGACCTCTACCTGGTGGTCGGCGCCCCCAATTCGTCGAATTCGCGCCGCCTTGTCGAAGTTGCGGAACGCGCCGGAGCCAGGATGTCGCTTCTCGTGCAGCGCGCCTCCGAAATTCCGTGGGATGACATCGGCGCCATCTCGACGCTCGGCCTCTCCGCAGGGGCTTCGGCGCCGGAGATCATCGTCGACGAGATCATCGATGCCTTCCGTCAGCGTTTCGACGTTTCGGTCGAACTGGCGGTGACAGCGACGGAAACGGAGGATTTCCCGGTCATGCGGGTATTGCGCGATGTCGAACTGACACCGGCCGACATGGCCTTCGTCAACGGAACCGTGTGA
- a CDS encoding SURF1 family protein: protein MSAVPQPSTGRRGPRTALALGLGLIAFLVLIGLGTWQVERLAWKEALIGTIDRRMNATPAPLAEVEKQFTETRDIDYVPVTLTGTFLHQGERHFFTTWDGETGFSVYTPLKLADGRFVLVNRGFVPYDMKDPAKRQKGEVAGEVTMTGLARNPLAGKPSMMVPDNDLTKNIFYWKDRDAMAATAGLPAGAVVVPFFVDAGRAPNPGGLPVGGTTLLDLPNNHLQYAMTWYGLAAALVGVMAVWLAKNRKNR, encoded by the coding sequence ATGAGCGCGGTCCCACAGCCGTCGACGGGTCGCCGCGGGCCACGCACGGCCTTGGCGCTCGGCCTCGGCCTGATCGCCTTCCTTGTCTTGATCGGCCTCGGCACCTGGCAGGTCGAGCGTCTGGCCTGGAAGGAAGCGCTGATCGGGACGATCGACCGCCGCATGAACGCAACGCCGGCGCCGCTAGCGGAAGTCGAGAAGCAGTTCACCGAGACCCGTGACATCGACTACGTTCCGGTGACGCTGACCGGCACGTTCCTGCATCAGGGCGAGCGCCATTTCTTCACCACCTGGGACGGCGAGACCGGGTTCAGCGTTTATACGCCGCTGAAACTCGCCGACGGCCGTTTCGTGCTCGTCAACCGGGGTTTCGTACCCTACGACATGAAGGACCCTGCCAAGCGCCAGAAGGGCGAGGTGGCGGGCGAGGTGACGATGACCGGCCTGGCGCGCAATCCGCTTGCCGGCAAGCCATCGATGATGGTGCCCGACAACGATCTGACCAAGAACATCTTCTACTGGAAGGACCGCGACGCCATGGCGGCGACTGCAGGCCTGCCGGCCGGCGCCGTGGTCGTGCCGTTCTTCGTCGATGCTGGCAGGGCGCCCAATCCAGGCGGCTTACCCGTTGGCGGCACGACGCTGCTCGACCTGCCCAACAATCACCTGCAATACGCGATGACCTGGTATGGCCTCGCAGCGGCCCTGGTCGGTGTCATGGCGGTGTGGCTGGCGAAGAACCGGAAGAACAGGTGA